The Ignavibacteriota bacterium genomic sequence TGCTTTGGCATGGAAGTTAACGGAAGAATCTTTTATTGGTAAATCGGATGTTGTAAATGATCTTAAGTTAAGATTAAGCTGGGGACAAGCCGGACAGCAAGATGTAGGCGATAATTATTATCCTTATATTCCAACCTATACAGGAAGCACGTCAGGCGCTTATTACCAATTCGGAGATACCTTCTATCCAACATTAAGACCTGATGCTTATGACGCAAATCTAAAATGGGAAACTTTAACTTCATTAAATGCCGGTTTGGATTTTACATTATTCAGCAACAGACTTTCCGGTAGCATCGAAGTTTATAAAAACACTTCTGATGATTTGTTGAACAGCATTCCTATTCCGGTTGGAAGCAACTTCTCCAATTTCTTGCTTACAAACGTAGGCTCGATGGAAAACAAAGGTATTGAATTAGGTTTGAACTATACACCAATTTTGGAAAAAGATTTTTCATGGGAAATTGGCGCAAACCTAACATATAATCAAAATGAAATAACAAAATTAACTTTAGTTGATGATTCTGCTTATACTGGTGTTAACACCGGTGGAATCTCCGGCGGTGTTGGTAATAACGTTCAGAAGTTCATCGTTGGTTTCCCGGCAAGAGTATTCTTCTTATTTGATCAAGTATACGATGCAGACGGAAATCCGGTTGAAGGATTATACGTAGATAAAAGTGGAAAAGGCGGAAATGTTTCCGGTAATGAATTGAATAAATATTACTATCATTCACCTGATCCTGAATATCTAATTGGTGTTTCGTCAAAAATTAATTATAAACAATTTGACTTATCCTTCTCGGGCAGAATTAGTTTAGGAAACTATGTTTATAACAATAATGCATCTAACAGAGCATTATATCAGCAGGTTTATAACCAAAGCGGATATTTATCAAACATTCTAACAGATGTTAAAGAGACCAATTTTACAACAGCACAATACTGGTCAAATGTTTACTTAGAAAACGCATCTTATTTTAAGATGGACTATATAAGTTTAGGTTATAATTTCACTTCTGTATTTGGCAACAATATCAGCGGACGTCTTGGATTATCAGTTCAAAATGCATTTACGATTACTAACTATACCGGCTTAGATCCTGAAGTTGATAATGGAATTGACAATAATATTTACCCAAGACCAAGAACTTATATGTTATCTGTTAGCCTAAATTACTAATAATATTAAGAAGGAAATAAAAATGAAAATACTTAAAAATATATTTAAACTGTCAGTAATAGTTTTTACTGCGTTCTTATTTTCATCTTGTGTTAATGATCTAAACGTTGAACCGATAGATCCGAATGTTAATACACAAGATAAGGTGTTCAAAGATCAAGCCGCATTTAAGCAAGCATTAGCTAAATTATACGCAAGCTACGCTATCAGCGGTCAAACCGGCGGCGGCGGCGGAAGTGCCGATATAGCTGGAATTGATGAAAACTTCGGTAATTATGTTCGTCAGTTCTGGGGACTTCAAGAACTTTCAACCGATGAAGCTATAATCGCTTGGGATGACGCTACAATTAAAGATTTTCATTGGCAGACATGGTCACCCAATGACGTATTTATTGCGGCAATTTATTCAAGAATTTTTTATACAATTACACTCTCCAACGAGTATATTAGAAACGTTGACGCAAACATTGGTTCCGCAAGCGGCGAATTTGCCGATGACTTAAAAGCATTTAAAGCCGAAGCAAGATTTATTAGAGCGCTTTCATACTGGCACGCAATTGATATGTTTGGAAATGTTCCTTTTGTTACTGAAGCAGATTTACCCGGCGCCTTTTTCCCGAAAAGAATATTACGTGCCGATCTTTTCAATTATATTGAAAGTGAATTGAAAGCAATTGAAACTGAACTGGTTCCAGCAAGACAAAATGAATACGCAAGAGCTGATCAAGGCGCTGCTTGGTTCTTATTGGCTAAATTATATTTAAACGCAAAAGTTTATATAAATGCCGATAAAAATGCTGAAGCATTGACTTATATCAACAAAGTTATTTCAGGCGGTTATTCAATTGATAATAATTATCAACGCGTATTTTCCGCTGATAATAACGCCAGCCCTGAAATCATTTTCCCGATTGCTTTCGACGGACAAAATACTCAGCAATACGGCGGAATGACTTTTATACTTCACGCTTCAAACGGCGGCGGTATGCCTCTTAACGGAATTGACGGCGGTTGGGGCGGTATCAGAACAATTAAAGATTTTGTTGGTAAATTCGGAATAACCGAAAGTGATTTTGCTTCAACAACTCAATATCAGTCAGCCGATAAAAGAGGAATGTTCTTTTTTGATAACGGCAGCTGGGAATGGGATATTACCAATGTTGGAACATTTACGCAAGGAATCGGAGTTACCAAATTTAAAAACGTAACTTCAACGGGCGGAGCCGCTCCTAACGCGCACGCTACTTTTGTAAGCACAGATTTCCCAATGTTCCGTTTAGCCGATGCATATCTTATGTATGCCGAAGTTGTTGTTAGAGGCGGCGGCGGCGATATGGGAACCGCGGTTGGTTATATCAA encodes the following:
- a CDS encoding RagB/SusD family nutrient uptake outer membrane protein, translating into MKILKNIFKLSVIVFTAFLFSSCVNDLNVEPIDPNVNTQDKVFKDQAAFKQALAKLYASYAISGQTGGGGGSADIAGIDENFGNYVRQFWGLQELSTDEAIIAWDDATIKDFHWQTWSPNDVFIAAIYSRIFYTITLSNEYIRNVDANIGSASGEFADDLKAFKAEARFIRALSYWHAIDMFGNVPFVTEADLPGAFFPKRILRADLFNYIESELKAIETELVPARQNEYARADQGAAWFLLAKLYLNAKVYINADKNAEALTYINKVISGGYSIDNNYQRVFSADNNASPEIIFPIAFDGQNTQQYGGMTFILHASNGGGMPLNGIDGGWGGIRTIKDFVGKFGITESDFASTTQYQSADKRGMFFFDNGSWEWDITNVGTFTQGIGVTKFKNVTSTGGAAPNAHATFVSTDFPMFRLADAYLMYAEVVVRGGGGDMGTAVGYINTLRQRAYGDNSGNIGASDLTLNFILDERGRELYWEGHRRTDLIRFGQFTSGNYVWEWKGKVKDGKSTESFRDLYPIPINDLNANPNLDQNTGY